From a region of the Trichocoleus sp. genome:
- a CDS encoding septal ring lytic transglycosylase RlpA family protein, whose protein sequence is MNHTFMSGLATATLLITTLGISPYSSANQSGKPDETLEADVPVLSTTPVTAASPSATPNPTATTVATTPTPEAVKVGEYQSQETREPQSAIATIYAHDLEGKQAATVYIRNIPVLTFLGSTTADSSPSSNSVSRNPASTKVKVASIQNRAEQAEPEMSSVSELPHNADKASSPNAEASADPNDPVWRATTIAARLNQLYRENLDASSITASWNDQQQRYEIKAGDEELLEIDNTTILPDTTNSPSEDTLQAVNRIRRQVGNAPPLDGISGDPQARTSQFSFGSIQLALTGLASWYGPGFDGARSASGEVFNQNALTAAHPSLPFGTQVRVTNLDNGMSVVVRINDRGPYAHDRVIDLSAGAARIIGLMQAGVAPVNLQVVSTLTASGSR, encoded by the coding sequence CCTTAGAGGCAGATGTTCCAGTCTTATCGACTACGCCCGTCACGGCGGCATCTCCCTCGGCTACTCCCAACCCAACTGCAACGACGGTTGCCACTACGCCAACCCCAGAAGCGGTGAAAGTTGGAGAGTACCAATCTCAGGAAACCCGTGAGCCACAGTCAGCAATTGCGACAATTTATGCTCACGACTTGGAGGGCAAACAGGCAGCAACGGTTTACATCCGTAACATCCCTGTTCTCACGTTCCTCGGCTCAACAACTGCTGATTCTTCCCCCAGTTCTAACTCTGTTTCTCGCAATCCCGCTTCTACCAAAGTGAAGGTTGCCAGTATCCAGAACCGGGCTGAGCAAGCTGAACCTGAGATGTCTTCTGTTTCTGAGCTGCCACACAACGCGGACAAGGCAAGCAGTCCCAATGCCGAAGCGTCTGCTGACCCCAATGATCCCGTATGGCGAGCAACAACGATCGCTGCTCGACTCAACCAGCTTTACCGGGAGAACCTGGACGCCAGTAGCATTACTGCCTCTTGGAACGACCAACAACAGCGTTATGAAATCAAGGCAGGCGACGAAGAACTGCTTGAAATTGATAACACAACAATTCTTCCTGATACCACCAACAGCCCCTCGGAGGATACCCTCCAGGCAGTAAACCGAATTCGTCGTCAGGTTGGTAATGCACCCCCGCTCGATGGTATCTCGGGCGATCCGCAAGCTCGAACCAGTCAGTTTTCATTTGGGTCAATCCAGCTTGCTTTAACTGGGCTGGCATCCTGGTATGGACCAGGGTTTGACGGTGCTCGCAGTGCAAGTGGTGAAGTCTTTAATCAAAATGCCCTCACTGCTGCTCATCCGTCTCTTCCCTTTGGAACTCAAGTTCGTGTCACAAACCTAGACAATGGCATGTCTGTGGTAGTACGGATCAACGATCGAGGCCCTTATGCTCACGATCGAGTGATCGATTTATCAGCAGGAGCTGCCAGAATCATTGGGCTAATGCAGGCTGGTGTTGCTCCTGTCAATCTTCAGGTTGTTAGCACACTCACCGCTTCTGGTTCGCGATAG
- a CDS encoding DUF4126 domain-containing protein, giving the protein MESFIRWDTVVDLLLGIGLSAATGFRVFVPFLVLSAAAVLGHVDLPASFDWIETNQALIVLAVASLLEVTGYYIPWLDHMLDIVATPAAIFAGTLVTAAATSGMNPLLHWTLAIIAGGGTAGLTKGMGNLVRILSSSVSAGLSNPLVATIELAFAVLLTALAIVLPAATGILVIASLLITFQKIRRFLAKTPAQINPSEVETRPNNPEPIVPQS; this is encoded by the coding sequence GTGGAAAGCTTTATTCGTTGGGATACCGTTGTCGATTTACTCCTTGGCATTGGCTTGAGTGCTGCCACTGGCTTTCGCGTATTTGTGCCGTTTCTGGTTCTCAGTGCTGCTGCTGTGCTGGGGCATGTTGATCTACCTGCCAGTTTTGACTGGATTGAAACCAATCAAGCGTTGATTGTGCTGGCAGTTGCGAGTCTGCTAGAAGTAACAGGCTATTACATTCCCTGGCTTGACCACATGCTAGATATTGTGGCAACGCCTGCAGCTATTTTTGCAGGCACGCTCGTCACTGCGGCTGCCACTTCTGGAATGAACCCCTTGCTCCACTGGACACTTGCCATCATTGCTGGTGGAGGGACGGCAGGCTTAACAAAAGGAATGGGCAATTTGGTCAGAATTCTCTCAAGTTCTGTCTCGGCAGGATTGAGTAATCCGTTGGTTGCCACGATCGAACTCGCGTTTGCCGTCCTTCTTACAGCTCTAGCAATTGTGCTACCTGCTGCAACTGGAATTCTAGTTATTGCATCTCTCCTGATTACCTTTCAGAAGATTCGCCGGTTCTTGGCAAAAACGCCAGCCCAAATTAATCCATCCGAAGTCGAAACCCGACCGAACAACCCAGAGCCGATCGTTCCTCAAAGCTAA
- a CDS encoding SDR family oxidoreductase: MAPTVLITGASQGIGKATATLFAKEGYNLVLAARQVDRLEAVAQEFRSMGHAVLTVPTDVKDPNQVNALIQRALDEFGAIDVLVNNAGIYASGTVDQFSLEDWHQILDTNLWGYIHTINAVLPHFLARGKGTIVNLSSIAGKSAAAYLVPYVTSKYAVTGLTQSLNAELSPKGIHVAGIYPNLIKSSFMDRAVFRGRNEQDLHDRRQQIDQVLKAPIVEKPEDVAKAIWEAVKDQRSEVLVGSAKLSAGISSVFPGLMQWLTRKTFQNQDA, from the coding sequence ATGGCTCCTACTGTTCTCATTACTGGCGCATCTCAAGGAATTGGCAAGGCAACTGCCACTCTATTCGCTAAGGAAGGATACAATCTCGTTCTTGCCGCCCGTCAAGTTGATCGACTGGAAGCAGTGGCTCAAGAATTTCGATCGATGGGTCATGCGGTGCTGACGGTTCCTACAGATGTTAAAGATCCGAATCAAGTGAATGCTTTAATTCAACGCGCACTGGATGAGTTTGGCGCGATTGATGTTTTGGTGAACAATGCAGGCATTTATGCCAGTGGTACGGTTGACCAGTTCTCATTGGAAGACTGGCATCAAATTCTTGATACTAATCTATGGGGATATATTCACACCATTAATGCTGTGTTGCCTCATTTTTTGGCAAGAGGTAAAGGCACGATCGTCAACCTCAGTTCGATCGCTGGGAAGAGTGCTGCCGCCTATCTAGTTCCTTATGTCACTAGTAAATATGCAGTCACTGGATTAACTCAGTCTCTCAATGCTGAACTCTCACCGAAAGGGATTCACGTTGCTGGTATTTATCCCAATCTCATCAAATCTAGCTTCATGGATCGGGCTGTCTTCCGAGGCAGAAACGAACAGGATTTGCACGATCGCCGCCAGCAGATTGACCAGGTGTTGAAAGCTCCCATTGTCGAGAAGCCAGAAGACGTTGCCAAAGCAATTTGGGAAGCAGTGAAGGATCAGCGATCGGAAGTGTTGGTAGGTTCTGCAAAATTATCGGCTGGAATCAGCAGTGTTTTTCCTGGCTTAATGCAGTGGTTAACGCGAAAAACGTTCCAGAATCAAGACGCTTGA
- a CDS encoding ATP-dependent Zn protease gives MSQTTLNLVAVTIFTLVMTSLLGPLLHISPAVPAIAVFGILGIATLDTLSWQGRAGTLLVDWMSRFSPEQRDRVLRHEAGHFLVAHLLNIPITGYTLSAWEAFRQGQPGLGGVSFGTAELDSQVAEGKLSVQLVERYCAVWMAGLAAEMLVYENAQGGVDDRQKLQLLWSQLRRPNSEREQKERWALLQAKTRLQENWAAYEALVAAMEQRLPVAECEQAIEAYLSQK, from the coding sequence ATGAGTCAAACTACCCTGAATTTGGTTGCCGTCACGATCTTCACGCTGGTCATGACCAGTTTGCTCGGACCTTTGCTGCATATTTCTCCAGCAGTTCCGGCAATTGCAGTCTTCGGAATTCTAGGAATTGCAACTCTGGATACTTTAAGCTGGCAAGGACGGGCAGGAACGCTTCTGGTGGACTGGATGTCGCGATTTTCGCCAGAGCAGCGCGATCGGGTTTTGCGTCATGAAGCCGGACATTTTTTAGTGGCTCATTTGCTGAATATCCCCATTACTGGATATACCTTGAGCGCCTGGGAAGCTTTCCGGCAGGGGCAACCGGGGCTGGGTGGCGTCAGCTTTGGTACGGCAGAACTCGATTCTCAAGTGGCAGAAGGGAAACTCTCTGTGCAGTTAGTCGAACGCTATTGTGCCGTTTGGATGGCGGGACTCGCGGCTGAGATGCTGGTTTACGAGAATGCCCAAGGTGGCGTAGACGATCGCCAGAAGCTTCAGTTGCTCTGGTCACAGTTGCGGCGACCCAACAGCGAACGAGAACAGAAAGAACGGTGGGCACTGTTGCAGGCAAAAACTCGTTTACAGGAGAATTGGGCAGCGTATGAGGCGCTAGTAGCAGCAATGGAGCAACGGCTTCCAGTGGCAGAATGTGAGCAGGCGATCGAAGCATATCTCTCGCAAAAGTAA
- a CDS encoding M15 family metallopeptidase, whose translation MQEDLRVNDAGLPKETGELSEFSNAPIQDIPEAVRETSGTEKSGSRRYPLILWAFGSGVVASIGLVSLALMPRSLSQAPALTATSAAETIMAQAIDLFGGEGASTLLGHLRYKEAPQNDLQPVSSNTNVLLRRSAASKFQAMMAAAKADGVTLVPLSGFRSIAEQEHVFFDLKAERGQDVNKRASVSAPPGYSEHHTGYAVDIGDGERSSSDLQPSFDATPAYRWLKQNAAFYSFELSFSKDNPMNVSYEPWHWRFVGDRESLETFYRARMLSEEGKRQ comes from the coding sequence ATGCAGGAGGACTTGCGCGTGAATGATGCAGGGCTACCGAAGGAGACAGGAGAACTTTCTGAGTTTTCCAATGCGCCTATCCAAGACATTCCAGAAGCCGTGCGTGAAACCTCGGGCACAGAAAAATCAGGCTCACGGCGATACCCCCTGATTCTATGGGCATTCGGTAGCGGTGTTGTTGCTTCTATTGGGTTGGTTTCGCTGGCACTCATGCCTCGCTCTCTTTCCCAAGCCCCCGCTTTGACAGCAACCTCTGCTGCCGAGACGATCATGGCACAGGCGATCGATCTGTTTGGTGGTGAAGGTGCATCCACACTTTTAGGACACTTACGCTACAAAGAAGCGCCACAGAATGACTTGCAACCTGTTTCCTCCAATACAAATGTGCTGCTGCGCCGCAGTGCCGCAAGTAAATTTCAAGCAATGATGGCTGCCGCAAAAGCTGATGGTGTTACTCTGGTTCCCCTATCTGGTTTTCGATCGATCGCAGAGCAAGAGCACGTCTTCTTTGACCTGAAAGCCGAACGAGGACAAGACGTAAACAAACGAGCCTCCGTCAGTGCGCCACCAGGATACAGCGAGCATCACACAGGCTATGCGGTTGATATTGGAGATGGCGAGCGATCCAGCAGCGACTTACAACCCAGTTTTGATGCCACTCCTGCCTATCGCTGGCTGAAACAAAACGCTGCCTTCTATAGCTTCGAGCTATCTTTTTCTAAAGACAATCCGATGAACGTTAGCTATGAACCCTGGCACTGGCGATTTGTGGGCGATCGAGAGAGCCTGGAGACTTTTTATCGGGCGAGAATGCTGTCAGAGGAAGGCAAACGACAGTAG
- a CDS encoding AEC family transporter, producing the protein MNEATSLLRLYVPLIIWIGSGWVLGRWLPNSIPLKLGKFLFWVGVPLSIVAFLRQANLSAAVWLAPFTAWAALLLGALLAWGWIQGQIYLARFFTSGDRLLDHPLQHRPTQGSFLLAAMVGNTGYLGYPVSLALVGTEHFGWAVFYDTMGSTLGAYGLGVMLAAHFSESQHSGQLWQSILKNPAFWSFWLGLGLRSVPLPGVVELGLKNCAWVIIALSLLLLGMRLSQLSSWHSVQPAAISLGIKMLIVPLLLGFELPRLGITGLPQLSIVLQMAMPPAFATLVIAEAYDLDRDLTVTTLALGSIGLLVLLPLWIWLFAP; encoded by the coding sequence ATGAATGAAGCTACAAGCTTACTACGACTCTATGTTCCACTCATCATTTGGATTGGGTCAGGCTGGGTTTTGGGTCGCTGGCTGCCCAATTCTATCCCACTAAAGCTGGGAAAATTTTTGTTTTGGGTGGGAGTGCCGTTGAGCATTGTCGCATTTTTACGGCAAGCAAATCTGTCTGCTGCGGTTTGGCTCGCGCCCTTCACTGCCTGGGCTGCTTTGCTGCTGGGTGCTTTGCTGGCTTGGGGCTGGATTCAAGGACAGATCTATCTCGCCCGCTTCTTCACCTCTGGCGATCGCCTTCTTGATCACCCGCTCCAGCATCGACCCACCCAAGGAAGTTTTCTACTGGCTGCCATGGTTGGCAATACAGGCTATCTGGGCTATCCGGTGTCGCTGGCTTTAGTCGGCACAGAGCACTTCGGTTGGGCAGTGTTTTACGACACGATGGGCAGTACCTTGGGAGCCTATGGGCTGGGCGTGATGTTGGCAGCTCACTTCAGCGAATCGCAGCATTCGGGGCAATTGTGGCAGTCGATCCTCAAAAACCCTGCTTTCTGGAGCTTCTGGCTTGGCTTAGGGCTAAGATCTGTTCCCTTACCAGGCGTTGTCGAGTTGGGGCTGAAAAATTGCGCCTGGGTCATCATCGCCCTCTCCCTGCTGCTGTTGGGAATGCGGCTGAGCCAACTATCTTCCTGGCATAGCGTCCAGCCCGCTGCGATCAGTTTGGGAATAAAAATGCTAATTGTGCCACTGCTGCTGGGGTTTGAACTCCCCCGTCTGGGAATTACCGGATTGCCGCAACTGTCGATCGTCCTTCAAATGGCGATGCCGCCTGCTTTCGCAACCCTTGTCATTGCAGAAGCCTATGATCTCGATCGCGACTTGACTGTGACAACGCTGGCGCTAGGCTCGATCGGGCTATTGGTCTTGCTTCCCCTCTGGATCTGGCTCTTCGCACCGTAA
- a CDS encoding phospholipase D-like domain-containing protein, with protein sequence MRLFSSFWFRGAVLFGLGIVLVLCFTFKQRTPAFRAPLSSLPQDPLIQAYFNHSQAAFYTEPYRHQQRLGDDLEQLIVETIDSAQSSIDVAAHELNLPKIAQALKARQEAGVQVRVVVEHTYRQPLSQMKPQQISKLDDRGRKKYQEFVRMVDLNQDGKLAAEEIAQRDAIVVLENANIPIIDDTADGSRGSALMHHKFVVVDQQTVIAGSANFTWSDIHGDFGSPESQGNANHLLKINSVAVAQLFTQEFNAMWGDQTSSPRFGLQKPYRSPKTITLAPNSTLTIQFSPTSTRQSWEQSGNGLIGRTLSQAKQTIEMALFVFSDQSLSNLLEIDRQRGVEIRTLIDPQFAYRDYSEGLDLMGVALADQQCQTEVENHPWKQGITSVGIPALPRGDLLHHKMGIVDRQAVITGSQNWSEAANYSNDETLLVVNNPTVAAHFEREFDRLYSTAILGIPPQLQHKLQQQKHCRTITPKSKAAKSKHQSHASGKAESKGKGRAKKSTN encoded by the coding sequence GTGCGTTTATTTTCCTCATTCTGGTTTCGCGGTGCTGTTTTATTCGGATTGGGAATCGTTCTGGTTCTTTGCTTTACTTTCAAGCAACGCACTCCGGCTTTCCGTGCTCCACTGTCTTCCCTGCCCCAAGATCCGCTTATTCAGGCTTATTTCAATCATTCGCAGGCTGCTTTCTACACAGAACCTTATCGACACCAGCAGCGGCTCGGCGACGACCTGGAACAACTGATTGTGGAGACGATCGACTCGGCTCAGTCTTCGATTGATGTAGCAGCCCATGAACTCAATCTCCCGAAGATTGCTCAAGCCCTGAAAGCGCGACAGGAGGCAGGGGTTCAGGTACGAGTGGTTGTGGAGCATACCTACCGTCAGCCTTTGAGCCAAATGAAGCCGCAGCAAATCTCGAAGCTAGACGATCGCGGTCGCAAAAAATACCAGGAATTTGTCCGGATGGTTGATTTAAACCAGGACGGCAAGCTGGCAGCAGAGGAAATTGCCCAGCGTGATGCGATCGTCGTTCTGGAAAATGCCAACATTCCAATCATTGACGATACCGCCGACGGTTCTCGAGGCAGTGCCCTGATGCATCACAAGTTTGTGGTGGTAGACCAGCAGACCGTCATTGCAGGATCAGCAAACTTTACCTGGAGCGATATTCACGGGGATTTTGGCTCTCCTGAAAGCCAGGGCAACGCAAATCATTTGCTAAAGATCAATAGTGTAGCTGTAGCCCAATTGTTTACTCAAGAATTCAACGCGATGTGGGGAGATCAAACCTCATCCCCGCGATTCGGACTGCAAAAGCCTTACCGCTCACCCAAAACAATCACCCTTGCGCCCAATTCAACTCTCACCATTCAGTTTTCACCCACCTCAACTCGCCAGTCCTGGGAGCAAAGCGGCAACGGCCTAATTGGCAGAACCTTGAGTCAGGCAAAGCAAACGATCGAGATGGCGCTGTTTGTCTTCTCAGACCAGAGTTTGAGTAACTTGCTGGAAATCGATCGCCAGCGCGGGGTCGAAATTCGGACATTAATTGATCCCCAATTTGCTTACCGGGATTACAGCGAAGGACTAGATTTAATGGGCGTTGCGCTAGCGGATCAACAATGCCAAACCGAAGTGGAAAATCATCCCTGGAAACAAGGCATTACCAGTGTGGGAATTCCAGCTTTACCCAGAGGCGATCTGCTGCACCACAAGATGGGCATCGTCGATCGCCAAGCAGTGATCACAGGTTCACAAAACTGGAGCGAAGCAGCCAATTACAGTAATGACGAAACGCTGTTAGTGGTCAATAATCCAACCGTTGCTGCACATTTTGAACGGGAGTTCGATCGACTTTACAGCACTGCAATTTTAGGAATTCCGCCTCAGCTTCAGCACAAACTGCAACAGCAGAAGCATTGCCGTACAATAACTCCGAAATCAAAAGCTGCGAAATCAAAGCATCAATCTCATGCCTCAGGTAAAGCTGAATCTAAAGGAAAAGGAAGAGCTAAGAAGTCTACAAATTAA
- the gap gene encoding type I glyceraldehyde-3-phosphate dehydrogenase, with protein MPVKVGINGFGRIGRLVFRAGVKNPNIEFVGINDLVPPDNLAYLLKYDSTHGRYQGTVEAKEDGIVVDGKFVPCVAVRNPAELPWGKLGTDYVVESTGLFTNYDGAAQHLQAGAKRVIISAPTKDPDRVKTFVVGVNHNQFDPATDVIVSNASCTTNCLAPVAKVLQDSFGLAEGLMTTVHSMTATQPTVDGPSKKDWRGGRGASQNIIPSSTGAAKAVTLVLPELKGKLTGMAFRVGTPDVSAVDLTFKTEQSTSYRDICVAMKAAAEGELAGILGYTEEEVVSSDFITDPHSSIFDAKAGIELNSNFFKIISWYDNEWGYSCRVIDLMLAMASKEGLL; from the coding sequence ATGCCCGTGAAAGTGGGAATTAATGGCTTTGGTCGCATCGGGCGACTCGTATTCCGGGCTGGGGTTAAAAATCCCAACATCGAGTTTGTTGGCATCAATGATTTAGTGCCGCCGGATAACCTGGCTTATCTGCTCAAGTACGATTCCACGCATGGTCGGTATCAGGGAACCGTTGAAGCAAAAGAAGATGGCATTGTTGTAGATGGTAAGTTTGTGCCCTGTGTAGCGGTTCGCAATCCAGCAGAGCTTCCCTGGGGAAAATTAGGCACAGATTATGTGGTGGAGTCTACAGGGCTATTTACGAACTACGACGGTGCGGCTCAGCATCTGCAAGCTGGGGCAAAGCGAGTTATCATCTCGGCACCCACGAAAGACCCGGATCGAGTCAAAACTTTTGTCGTTGGCGTGAATCACAATCAGTTTGATCCCGCAACAGATGTCATTGTCTCAAATGCAAGCTGTACGACTAACTGCCTCGCTCCAGTTGCCAAAGTGCTACAAGATTCGTTTGGGCTGGCAGAAGGACTGATGACAACCGTTCACTCCATGACCGCAACTCAGCCAACTGTTGATGGACCGAGTAAGAAAGACTGGCGGGGCGGACGAGGCGCTTCCCAAAACATCATCCCTTCCTCTACTGGAGCGGCTAAAGCTGTAACGCTTGTTTTACCTGAACTGAAAGGCAAACTCACGGGCATGGCGTTTCGCGTCGGTACACCCGATGTCTCTGCTGTAGACCTGACCTTCAAGACTGAGCAATCAACCAGCTATCGAGACATTTGTGTAGCGATGAAAGCGGCGGCTGAAGGCGAACTGGCTGGCATTTTGGGCTATACCGAAGAAGAAGTCGTGTCCAGTGACTTTATCACCGATCCACACTCCAGCATTTTTGATGCCAAAGCTGGGATCGAACTGAACTCCAACTTCTTCAAAATTATCTCCTGGTACGACAACGAGTGGGGCTACTCCTGCCGCGTTATTGATCTGATGCTGGCAATGGCAAGCAAAGAAGGTCTGCTCTAA
- the dapF gene encoding diaminopimelate epimerase, whose translation MAIAFAKYHGLGNDFILIDNRHQAEPYLTPEQAVKWCDRHFGIGADGVIFALPGQDGTDYTMRIFNSDGSEPEMCGNGIRCLARFIAELEGKNEESIAYRIHTPAGVITPKLEANNRVTVDMGLPRLTAAEIPTTLAAPDEKVISKALEVAGQNWDVTCVSMGNPHCITFVEDVAVVPLEAIGPQFEHHAVFPQRTNTEFIQVVNRNYLKMRVWERGAGITLACGTGACASLVAAVLTDRCDRRATVELPGGCLEIEWSDSQRIYMTGPAELVFTGER comes from the coding sequence ATGGCAATCGCGTTTGCAAAATATCACGGTTTAGGGAACGACTTTATCTTGATTGACAATCGGCATCAGGCTGAGCCTTATCTTACGCCAGAGCAAGCGGTGAAATGGTGCGATCGTCACTTTGGCATTGGGGCAGATGGGGTCATTTTTGCCTTGCCAGGGCAGGATGGTACAGACTACACGATGCGAATTTTTAACTCCGATGGGTCGGAGCCAGAGATGTGCGGCAATGGGATTCGCTGTCTGGCGCGGTTTATCGCAGAGTTGGAAGGAAAGAACGAGGAATCGATCGCCTATCGCATCCACACGCCTGCGGGAGTGATTACGCCCAAGCTAGAGGCAAATAATCGAGTGACGGTGGATATGGGATTGCCACGTTTAACCGCGGCTGAGATTCCCACGACTTTGGCTGCACCCGATGAAAAGGTGATCAGCAAAGCCTTAGAAGTAGCAGGACAAAACTGGGATGTCACCTGTGTCAGTATGGGCAATCCCCACTGCATTACCTTTGTTGAAGATGTGGCAGTTGTACCGCTAGAGGCGATCGGTCCTCAGTTTGAGCATCATGCTGTGTTTCCGCAACGCACAAATACCGAGTTTATTCAGGTGGTTAACCGGAATTATTTGAAAATGCGCGTTTGGGAACGGGGTGCCGGGATCACGTTGGCTTGTGGAACAGGAGCTTGTGCTTCCCTGGTAGCGGCGGTGTTAACCGATCGGTGCGATCGACGTGCCACAGTCGAACTCCCTGGTGGTTGCCTGGAAATTGAGTGGTCTGACTCACAGCGAATTTATATGACTGGTCCGGCTGAACTGGTTTTTACAGGCGAACGATAG
- a CDS encoding RNA-binding protein hfq, whose product MTAELPTGLPSIRQIQTLIRETREVEVKLSTGDLLTGKIRWQDPDCVCLFDHYEQSTIIWKQAIVYMKPRA is encoded by the coding sequence ATGACAGCTGAACTTCCCACCGGACTCCCCAGCATTCGCCAGATCCAAACCCTGATTCGTGAAACCCGCGAGGTCGAAGTGAAACTCAGCACTGGCGATCTTCTCACTGGAAAAATTCGCTGGCAAGACCCTGACTGCGTTTGCTTGTTCGACCACTATGAGCAATCCACCATCATCTGGAAACAGGCGATCGTCTATATGAAGCCCAGAGCATAG